The Hemicordylus capensis ecotype Gifberg chromosome 6, rHemCap1.1.pri, whole genome shotgun sequence genome window below encodes:
- the TMEM88 gene encoding transmembrane protein 88: MGLDTRSQRAMSGSLEQESAPVASSLPPPPYAGEGALELRGSLDCWACAVLVTVQNLLVGVLNLLLVALVFGFFLLPAGVLLGFGFLCHSKFWHKQEHYCTAHLHDTASVALLVLGFTLLVPLLVLALAAYYRLARRLQLTYCLVPYSKAVYKNLPATHYHNASGCCCCSQDLDTVGKVWV, from the exons atgGGCTTGGACACCCGCTCCCAGAGGGCCATGTCAGGGTCCCTGGAACAGGAAAGTGCCCCCGTGGCCTCCTCGCTGCCACCCCCGCCCTACGCTGGGGAGGGGGCTTTGGAGCTGCGGGGGTCTCTGGACTGCTGGGCGTGTGCCGTCCTGGTCACAGTCCAGAACTTGCTGGTGGGGGTCCTCAACCTGCTCTTGGTGGCCCTGGTCTTTGGGTTCTTCCTGCTCCCCGCCGGGGTCCTGTTGGGGTTTGGATTCCTCTGCCACTCCAAG TTCTGGCACAAGCAGGAGCACTACTGCACAGCCCACCTGCACGACACGGCCTCGGTGGCGCTTCTGGTGCTGGGCTTCACCCTGCTGGTGCCTTTGCTGGTCCTGGCACTGGCGGCCTACTACCGCCTGGCGCGACGCCTGCAGCTGACCTACTGCCTCGTCCCCTACAGCAAAGCCGTCTACAAGAACCTGCCGGCGACCCACTACCACAacgccagtggctgctgctgctgctcgcaAGATCTGGACACGGTGGGGAAAGtctgggtttga